One segment of Segatella copri DNA contains the following:
- a CDS encoding IspD/TarI family cytidylyltransferase, translating into MNIAVIFAGGSGLRMHTKSRPKQFLELNGKPIIIYTLELFDNHPEIDGIVVACIESWIPFLEKMIRKFEISKVVKIVPGGNSGQDSIYHGLCAAEEFAGGKDANVLIHDGVRPLINEETITDNIRKVEECGSCITCIPATETFIVKQEDNSLEIPERDNSLIARAPQSFRLKDILSSHRKAIEEGRHNFIDSCTMMSHYGYKLGTIIGPMENIKITTPTDFFVFRAMVTVHENQQIFGF; encoded by the coding sequence ATGAACATAGCAGTCATCTTTGCAGGAGGCTCCGGCCTCAGAATGCACACCAAGTCAAGACCTAAGCAGTTTCTGGAACTGAACGGCAAACCTATCATCATCTATACTTTGGAATTGTTCGACAATCATCCGGAGATAGATGGCATCGTCGTAGCCTGCATCGAATCATGGATTCCTTTCCTGGAGAAGATGATACGCAAGTTCGAAATCAGCAAGGTGGTGAAGATTGTACCGGGTGGCAACAGCGGACAGGATTCCATCTATCACGGACTCTGTGCTGCCGAGGAGTTTGCCGGCGGCAAGGATGCCAACGTGCTCATTCATGACGGCGTACGCCCACTCATCAACGAGGAAACCATTACAGACAATATCCGAAAGGTGGAAGAATGCGGCTCCTGCATCACCTGTATACCAGCCACAGAGACTTTCATCGTAAAACAGGAAGACAACTCGCTGGAAATTCCGGAACGAGACAATTCTCTGATTGCCAGAGCGCCACAGAGTTTCCGACTGAAAGATATCCTCTCTTCACACCGCAAGGCGATTGAAGAAGGCAGACACAACTTCATCGATTCCTGTACGATGATGAGCCACTACGGCTATAAACTCGGTACCATCATCGGTCCGATGGAGAACATCAAGATTACAACACCAACCGATTTCTTTGTGTTCCGTGCCATGGTAACGGTACATGAGAACCAGCAGATTTTCGGTTTCTGA
- a CDS encoding DUF6080 domain-containing protein gives MKNIFKIKKEERIPGLVALLVFVLLNGLFFYKYGNLFLRAHHVSFWQLFAKTFHVSGFDAWSYIFMSNGKLYFEIPRHPLFAVILYPFYLINKELISSGDTNYAMIFMAILLIASAFYSFIFVYRIFREIIELKKKDCILFSTMLYSFGMVMVSMLVPDHFCWSLLMLTMTLYLAGMAMKKRRQLSAWTIGILSFLTGGVTLSNIAKTYLAAWFTNGRKVFAPKNLVAMILPAILLVTTAYLIYTEVREPQFHADKQIEVKAHAKDPEQQRKDSIHHAWVMAHTGEPMKQEGFWKWTDTSTSRTDALIHNMMGESIQLHDSYLLDDMCVNRPTIVKYNYAFNYVIEAIISLLFIIGIVVGIRHRFFLLVLSWLGLDIVIHFVMGFGLNEMYIMACHWIFIIPIAIAYLMKTLTPGKQVILRYFCWLLTLYLWAWNGYWLFTYMSDQATQIMK, from the coding sequence ATGAAGAATATTTTTAAAATAAAGAAAGAAGAAAGGATACCGGGCCTCGTGGCTCTATTGGTATTCGTGCTGCTCAACGGGTTGTTCTTCTACAAATACGGCAACCTTTTCCTCAGAGCGCACCACGTCAGCTTCTGGCAGTTGTTCGCCAAAACCTTCCATGTATCCGGCTTTGATGCATGGTCGTATATCTTTATGTCGAATGGCAAACTCTATTTCGAGATTCCGCGCCATCCGCTCTTTGCAGTCATCCTTTATCCTTTCTATCTCATCAATAAGGAACTGATATCTTCGGGCGATACCAACTATGCGATGATATTCATGGCTATCCTGCTCATAGCAAGCGCCTTCTATTCCTTCATCTTCGTATACCGCATCTTCCGGGAAATCATAGAACTGAAGAAGAAAGACTGCATTCTTTTCTCCACCATGCTCTATTCCTTCGGTATGGTGATGGTTTCCATGCTGGTACCCGACCACTTCTGCTGGTCGCTCCTCATGCTGACCATGACGCTGTATCTGGCAGGCATGGCGATGAAGAAGAGACGCCAACTGTCTGCCTGGACCATCGGCATCCTCAGTTTCCTGACCGGAGGGGTCACCCTCAGCAACATTGCCAAGACCTATCTGGCAGCCTGGTTTACCAACGGCAGGAAGGTCTTCGCCCCTAAGAATCTCGTGGCTATGATTCTGCCAGCCATCCTGCTGGTAACTACTGCCTATCTTATCTATACGGAGGTAAGGGAACCCCAGTTTCATGCAGATAAGCAGATTGAGGTAAAGGCACATGCCAAGGACCCGGAACAGCAGCGGAAGGATTCCATCCATCACGCCTGGGTTATGGCACATACCGGAGAACCGATGAAGCAGGAGGGATTCTGGAAATGGACCGATACGTCAACTTCCAGGACCGATGCCCTGATTCACAACATGATGGGAGAATCCATCCAGCTCCACGACTCTTATCTTCTGGACGATATGTGCGTAAACCGCCCTACCATCGTGAAGTATAACTATGCATTCAATTATGTCATCGAAGCCATCATCTCGCTGCTGTTCATCATCGGCATCGTGGTTGGCATCCGGCACAGATTCTTCCTTCTGGTACTGAGTTGGCTAGGATTAGACATCGTCATCCATTTTGTGATGGGATTCGGTCTGAACGAGATGTATATCATGGCTTGCCACTGGATATTCATCATTCCTATTGCCATCGCCTATCTGATGAAGACGCTCACACCGGGCAAACAGGTTATCCTGAGATATTTCTGCTGGTTACTCACCCTGTATCTCTGGGCATGGAATGGCTACTGGCTGTTCACCTACATGTCAGACCAGGCAACCCAGATCATGAAATAA
- a CDS encoding NAD-dependent epimerase/dehydratase family protein, whose product MKHNEIELEDWKDFAKSFPLYEQLRNKTIGITGATGLLGSCMVHCLEELDRQHGLNLTIVCFVRNAEKAQQVLGHPQGDAHSAEVLGKNIVILKHDFSKTEELPQEVHIDYLVHFASPTASQYFVSKPVETMMTDFDGTAQLLRFALCQNTASIVNVSSLEVYGSIYDDSHPLSEEEQGYIHLSDTRSSYPVAKRAAECLCHAYAREYGVHVKTARLAQTFGAGVTADDNRVFAQFARNIIAGEDIVLHTTGELSRCYCYTVDAIEAILFILLKGEDGEAYNVANESTYISIIDMAKFLCNTFNPDIQPVIQLKEGMGYSPMTRLRLSCSKVHQLGWTPRYDMKTMFQRLINSLKASSASH is encoded by the coding sequence ATGAAACATAACGAAATAGAACTGGAAGACTGGAAAGACTTTGCCAAAAGCTTTCCGCTTTACGAACAACTGAGAAACAAGACCATCGGCATTACGGGAGCTACGGGCTTGCTGGGCTCCTGCATGGTTCATTGCCTGGAAGAACTCGACAGACAGCACGGACTGAACCTGACCATCGTATGCTTCGTAAGAAACGCTGAAAAGGCGCAGCAGGTACTGGGACATCCTCAGGGAGATGCCCATTCTGCAGAGGTTTTGGGCAAGAACATCGTGATTCTGAAGCATGATTTCAGCAAGACAGAGGAGCTGCCGCAGGAGGTTCATATCGATTATCTGGTGCATTTTGCCAGTCCTACTGCATCCCAATACTTTGTCAGCAAGCCGGTAGAAACCATGATGACCGATTTCGACGGCACAGCCCAGCTCCTGCGTTTCGCCCTCTGCCAGAACACCGCCTCTATCGTCAATGTTTCATCCCTGGAGGTATATGGAAGCATCTATGATGATTCCCATCCGCTCAGCGAGGAAGAGCAGGGCTACATCCATCTTTCAGATACCCGCAGCAGCTATCCCGTAGCCAAGAGAGCAGCCGAATGCCTATGCCATGCCTATGCCCGCGAATATGGGGTGCATGTCAAGACTGCCCGCCTCGCCCAGACCTTCGGAGCAGGAGTTACGGCAGATGACAACCGCGTTTTCGCACAGTTTGCCCGCAACATCATTGCCGGAGAAGACATCGTTCTCCATACCACCGGTGAACTGAGCCGCTGCTATTGCTATACGGTTGATGCCATCGAGGCAATCCTTTTCATCCTGCTGAAGGGTGAAGACGGTGAGGCATACAATGTTGCCAACGAGTCAACCTACATTTCCATCATCGATATGGCGAAGTTCCTCTGCAACACTTTCAATCCGGATATCCAGCCGGTAATCCAGCTGAAAGAAGGCATGGGCTATTCTCCGATGACCCGGCTCCGTCTGTCCTGCAGCAAGGTGCATCAGCTCGGCTGGACGCCAAGATACGACATGAAAACCATGTTCCAGCGTCTCATCAATTCCTTGAAAGCATCATCTGCATCTCATTAA